A region of the Sinorhizobium arboris LMG 14919 genome:
ATCGAAACCGCGTCCGCGAGTTCGAGCGTCGAGGCCCAGTTGATGCCGGTCAGGATGCCGTCGCGGTCGATATCCGTATAGATGACCGCCGCGACGCCGGCACCCTCGAACTTTCTGGCAAGCTCGATCACGCCGAGCTCGGAGGCTTCCGCCCAGCCCTCGACCGCGACCTTGCCGCCCTTGGCATCGATGCCGACCGCGACCCGACCCGGGAACTTGCGGCAGGCTTCGATCACAAGCGCCGGATCGCGCACCGCGACGGTGCCGAGGATGACGCGCTTCAGTCCGCGCGAAAGCCAGTTCTCAATATGATCGAGCGTGCGGATGCCGCCGCCGAGCTGCACCGGGTTCTTCGTCGCCCTGAGGATTGCGTCGACCGCCGCACCGTTGACGGTCTCCCCGGCAAAGGCACCGTTCAGGTCGACCACGTGCAGCCATTCGAAGCCCTGCTCTTCGAAGGCGCGGGCCTGCGCAGCGGGGTCGGGATTATAGACCGTCGCCTGCTCCATATCGCCGAGCTTCAGTCGGACGCATTGCCCGTCTTTGAGGTCGATTGCGGGAAAGAGGATCATGTGTTCGTCCGATCAGAAATGACGCGGCAGCTTCAGGGCTTCCAGCGCAGGAAATTCGAAATGAGGGCGAGGCCGAGGGCCTGGCTTTTTTCCGGGTGGAACTGCGAGCCCGCCATGTTGTCGCGCGCGACGAAAGCCGTCACCGGACCGCCATAGTCCGCCTCCGCCACCACGTCCTCGGCGCGCGTTGCTGCGAGGTGGTAGGAATGGACGAAATAGGCGTGCAGACCGGTTTCGCCGGTCGGAATACCGTCGAAAAGCGCATGCGGGCGGCTGAGGTTAAGCGTGTTCCAGCCGATCTGCGGGATCTTGAGCGAGGGATCCTCGGGCGTCATTTCGACGACGTCGCCCGCAATCCAGCCGAATCCCTTCGTCACGGTTTTTTCGAGCCCGCGGGACGACATGAGCTGCATGCCGACGCAGATACCTAAGAAAGGCCGGCCGGCTTTCTCGACCGCCTCGGTCAGCGCATCCTCCATCCCCTCCACGGCGGCGAGCCCGCGGCGGCAATCGGCATAGGCACCGACACCCGGCAGCACGAGGCGGTCGGCCGTGGCCACTTTGTCCGGACTGTCGGTGAGATCGATTTCGGCCGCGATGCCGGCTTCGCGGGCGGCGCGCTCGAAGGCTTTGGTGGCCGAGCGCAGATTGCCCGATCCGTAGTCAATGATGGCGACCCGCATCAGCGCTCTCCATAGGATTCGAAAAAGCCGAGCCCCGCGGTGCCGGCCGGCCGTCCCGGGCTGGACCGATCGATCGACGGCAACGGCGCCGCATGTGTTTCATGGTCGGTGGACCCGGGACTCGAATAGTAGATTTCTTCGGCCGTCTCGAGATCGCGTGCCGGAACGACCGAACGAAGCGTCCAGTCGCGCGCCGAGAGCTTGCTCGCGATGAGAAGCGGCCCTTCGAGCGACACGATGAGGCCGAGCGCCAGATGGACGAGCAGCGCTGCGCCGAAGCCGCCCGGCATCGATGCCGAAAGAAGCAGCACGAACTGCAGAATGGCAACGGAGATTCCGATGAGCCACGCGCGTTTGACGATGAGCCACGGGCCGGGGAAGAAGAAGGCGGTCCAGGAGAAGCCGTCGGCGATGAATCGCGCCCTTTCGTCGTCGGCCGGTGCGCCGGGCGGGGTCATGATCAGGTAGGAGGCCATGGTCTTAAACCAGATACTGACCGGCTCAGGCGAGCGTCCCCTTGGTCGAGGGAACGCGTCCCGCCTGGCGCGGATCGATTTCGGTTGCCGTGCGGAGCACGCGGGCGACGGACTTGAAGCAGGTCTCGGCGACATGATGATTGTTGGCGCCGTAGATGTTCTGCACATGCAGCGTAATCCCGGCATGCTGGGCGAGCGCCTGGAAGAATTCGCGCACGAGCTCGGTGTCGAAGGTGCCGATCTTCGGCGACGTGAAGGTCACGTTCCAGACGAGGAAGGGTCGACCGGACACGTCGACGGCAGCGCGCGTCATCGTCTCGTCCATGGCAAGGTCGATGGAGGCATAGCGGGTGATGCCGCGGCGATCGCCGAGCGCCTTGGCAAGCGCCTGACCGATAGCGATGCCGGTGTCCTCGACGGTGTGGTGATCGTCCACATGAAGGTCGCCCTCCGCCTTGATCTCCATGTCGATCAGCGAATGGCGCGAGAGCTGGTCCAGCATATGGTCGAAGAAGCCGACGCCGGTCGCGATCTTCGATACCCCCGTCCCGTCGACATTGACGGAAACGGATATGGCGGTTTCATTCGTCTTTCGCGAAACTTGGCCGGTGCGGCTCGGCGTCACGTCTGCCATCAGGCTCTCCTGTCTGCGCTCTCCGATGACTTTGGGCCCGCCGGGCTGTCGGAGCAACATCGTTTTCGGGCGGCGCGGAGAGAGGCGAAAAACCGCCATCGCTCTTCGTATTCCGCTACAGAGCCGCTCCATATCAGGGGAGGCTCGAAATATCCAGAACTGCGACGGAGATTCGGCCGGGCGCAACGGCGTGAAAAGGAAAGGCGCATGGACGCGGGTTCGCACATTTGCAATCGCGCGGCTGCGACTTACATAGGCCTCAAGCAACCAGGCTCATTGCGAGCCGCAAACCCCGGCTTCCCGGGCCCCATAGGTACTTTCATGAGCGAACACAATCCTTACGGAACGATGCATGCAACCACCATCATCACGGTGCGCAAGGGCGGCAAGGTGGTAATGGCGGGCGACGGCCAGGTCAGCCTTGGCCAGACGGTTATGAAGGGCAATGCCCGCAAGGTCCGCCGTCTGTCGAAGGGCGATGTGATCGCAGGCTTCGCCGGCGCGACGGCCGACGCCTTCACGCTTCTGGAAAGGCTGGAGGCGAAGCTCGAGCAATATCCCGATCAGCTGATGCGCGCGGCCGTGGAGCTCGCCAAAGACTGGCGCACGAATAAATATCTGCGCAATCTCGAGGCGATGATGCTGGTTGCCGACAGAACGGTGACGCTGGCGATCACCGGCAATGGCGACGTTCTCGAGCCCGAGCACGGCACGATCGCCATCGGTTCGGGCGGCAACTACGCCTTTGCCGCGGCGCGGGCGCTCATGGATAGCGAAAAGTCGGCCGAGGAGATCGCCCGCCGTGCCCTCGAAATCGCCGGCGACATCTGCGTCTATACCAATCACAACGTCGTCGTGGAGACGCTGGATGCGGAATGAGCCGGCAGAGGTCAGCTTCGAGCGGGTGGATGAACGCCACCTGCCGATGCTCCTTGGCTGGCTCTCCGAGCCGCATGTCCGGCAGTGGTGGGGCGATCCGGATGTGGAACTCGGACTGATACGGGACGGTTGTGCGAGCGGCGAGGTCGAAGGTTTCGTCTTCCGCGTGGAGGGGAAGCCGGCCGGATATATCCAGTCCTGGATCCCGTCGGAATATGACGAGGAGCCCTGGGCCAAGGATCTGTCGATCGACACGCCGGGCGTCGACATCTTCATCGGCCCGCCCGAAATGACAGGCAGAGGCGTCGCCGCCAAGGCGCTCAGAGCCTTTGCCGC
Encoded here:
- a CDS encoding GNAT family N-acetyltransferase, which encodes MRNEPAEVSFERVDERHLPMLLGWLSEPHVRQWWGDPDVELGLIRDGCASGEVEGFVFRVEGKPAGYIQSWIPSEYDEEPWAKDLSIDTPGVDIFIGPPEMTGRGVAAKALRAFAARLFENGAARIVIDPDAGNRRAVRAYAKAGFVPCGEWIDESGRTLLMELKRTEFERN
- the hisA gene encoding 1-(5-phosphoribosyl)-5-[(5-phosphoribosylamino)methylideneamino]imidazole-4-carboxamide isomerase, whose protein sequence is MILFPAIDLKDGQCVRLKLGDMEQATVYNPDPAAQARAFEEQGFEWLHVVDLNGAFAGETVNGAAVDAILRATKNPVQLGGGIRTLDHIENWLSRGLKRVILGTVAVRDPALVIEACRKFPGRVAVGIDAKGGKVAVEGWAEASELGVIELARKFEGAGVAAVIYTDIDRDGILTGINWASTLELADAVSIPVIASGGLASMDDIRRLTEPDAQKLEGAISGRALYDGRIDPKEALNLIREARKAKMR
- the hisH gene encoding imidazole glycerol phosphate synthase subunit HisH, which encodes MRVAIIDYGSGNLRSATKAFERAAREAGIAAEIDLTDSPDKVATADRLVLPGVGAYADCRRGLAAVEGMEDALTEAVEKAGRPFLGICVGMQLMSSRGLEKTVTKGFGWIAGDVVEMTPEDPSLKIPQIGWNTLNLSRPHALFDGIPTGETGLHAYFVHSYHLAATRAEDVVAEADYGGPVTAFVARDNMAGSQFHPEKSQALGLALISNFLRWKP
- a CDS encoding DUF2628 domain-containing protein encodes the protein MASYLIMTPPGAPADDERARFIADGFSWTAFFFPGPWLIVKRAWLIGISVAILQFVLLLSASMPGGFGAALLVHLALGLIVSLEGPLLIASKLSARDWTLRSVVPARDLETAEEIYYSSPGSTDHETHAAPLPSIDRSSPGRPAGTAGLGFFESYGER
- the hslV gene encoding ATP-dependent protease subunit HslV yields the protein MSEHNPYGTMHATTIITVRKGGKVVMAGDGQVSLGQTVMKGNARKVRRLSKGDVIAGFAGATADAFTLLERLEAKLEQYPDQLMRAAVELAKDWRTNKYLRNLEAMMLVADRTVTLAITGNGDVLEPEHGTIAIGSGGNYAFAAARALMDSEKSAEEIARRALEIAGDICVYTNHNVVVETLDAE
- the hisB gene encoding imidazoleglycerol-phosphate dehydratase HisB; the encoded protein is MADVTPSRTGQVSRKTNETAISVSVNVDGTGVSKIATGVGFFDHMLDQLSRHSLIDMEIKAEGDLHVDDHHTVEDTGIAIGQALAKALGDRRGITRYASIDLAMDETMTRAAVDVSGRPFLVWNVTFTSPKIGTFDTELVREFFQALAQHAGITLHVQNIYGANNHHVAETCFKSVARVLRTATEIDPRQAGRVPSTKGTLA